The Thermococcus sp. genome segment TTCCCTTCGCATCGATGACGGTATCGGCGGCCTCGTTTATATCCTTGGAAACCTTGGCGATGCGGTTTCCCTCTATGAGAACGTCAGCCCTTATCACCTCAAAGTTCTCGCCGTAGATAACACGTCCGTTTCTTATGAGAATGCTCATGAGCACCACCCCTTTTAAAGAGCCCTGTTTCCGGTGGAAGTTAAAAAGGTGTCGGGAATAATCAAAAGCCATGACCAACCGCCCGAGTGGACTTAAGCTTGAGGAGGATCAAAATTCCAACCGGAGTCAGTGACGCTGGAATAAGAAACGTTAACCCCGGGCCGATGCCCCAGAGAAAAGTCCCAACTACAGGCCCCGGAACCGCGGAAAGTTTGGCCAGCGAAGATTTGAAACCGAGAACAAGGGCCCTGTGTTCAGGCGTCGTGTTCTCGATCAGGTACCTGCTGGAGGCGACGTTAAGTTGCTCGACGAAGGCGAGAAACCACAGAGACATAAAAGCGCCCGAGAACGGAGCGAGTGCGAAGAGAATTAGCAGGGGGATGGAAAGGAAATCCTTCAGTATTAGGGAGTTCAAACTGCCGATTCTGTCCACAACATAGCCGGCGATAAATGCTCCAACGAGGGTTACAAAGCCTATAGAAGAGTAAAGCCAAGAGATTTGAGAAACCGTGAGCGAGTAAACCTTTTGAAGGAACACAGGGACGAAGGGAGACGCTATAGAGCTGACGAAGAGCTCAAAGCAGATGTAAGCCATGAAAAGCTTCAGAAGGGGCTCTTTAAGCAGTGCCACCCCCTTAAGAGCTTCCCCAAATCTTTCAAAGGCTCCGTCGGTTTTTCTCGCTGCGGTTTCAGAAACACGGAAGTAGAGAAAAATGGAGACAGCTACAAACGGGGCCGAGAGGGTAAAAAGACGGGGATTATCGAGCCTCCCTGCCAGAGAGCCGAAGATGAAGTAACTCAGGATTCCGGAAGCACTGCTCGCCATGAAGAGAAGCGATATCGCCTTTCCCATACAGTCTATCGGTACGGACTCCGCTATGAGGGAGAACAACGCCGGGGAGGGAGCGATGAAAGATGCACTAAGCACTATCGCAGGCAAAACGAGCAATCCGCCACCCGAATCCGCCACAAGGGCGAGGGAAAGCAGGGCCAGCACCTCAAAAACCGCCGATACAAGGATTACACGCCTCCTCTCGTGTGAATCAGCCAAAGCCCCGGCAACAATTGGCAGGAAGCCTGCGAAGACGTTGCTAACCATTGCAAAGAGGCCCACAAGAGCAGGACCACCGATGGAGGCGAGGGTTATGTTCAGGTAGTAGCCGATGAGATAGGCCACCGCAAAGACGTTTATGGAGTAAGCCAAGAGCAGTGTCCTAGCGTTACCGCTCTTTAGCAGTGTCCGATAGCCGGGAGTTGCCAAGCCTAATCACCTTCACCGCAAAGCCTTTCCTCCTTGCCTCGGAGTAGAGGTCGTCAATGGTTCTTAAAAGCTCCATCTTTAGGCTTTCATCGACTTCCAGCTTCTCGATTTCAGTTTTCAGTCTTTTCCAGGCTTCGTCGTTCCTGCGTTTGGTTTTCTCATTGCTCCTCCACGTGAGAAAAGCAGCCAACACCGCAGCACCGATGAGGATGAAGACATTCCTGTGCGTCTCAGGCAGGAGTGAGGCGTAGAGTGCAAAGAGGGCTATGGCAACGACTTCTGGAATATCACCGGCGGAAAAGAGCCTCACGACAACCACCAGAAGACGTTAAAAGAGTGAATTAAAAAAGTTTTCTACATCAGAAAACGCCTCAGCAAGTGGAAGACCCAAAAAGATTAGAAAAATCAACTAACAACTCCCCTTTCGCTTACAAGCCCGGCACATTTATCCGCGCAGCAAAAGACAAACGTTAAAGAGAGTAAAGCTAAAACAAGCATGAAGATTTACTTGAGGAGAAGAGATAAAACCCGAAAGCAGAAAAAACCTTTAGGGATAAAACCCAAAAGAAGTCGATGGTTTTCCCCCATTGCCACCACCGGCCGACTTTAAGTCTTAACCCTAATCTTCTTGTACTCTACGACAATCACCAAACCATCCTGCTTTATTGTAATCCTATCTGGAAGTTTTCCATCAAGCTGAATTTCGTATGTTGGCAGTCCGGGAGTTTTTGGTCTCAGTAAGAGCGTGTTACCCTTCTTCGTGACGTTAAACGAGTCGAGGTTGTTGAGTATTGAGGCGAAAGGGTCGAGGGCGTTGACGTCCTCTATGGTGGCGTTGAGGACAAACGTTCCGTTGGAGGTTACAACCTTCTGGATGCCCTTTTCAATGATGATCTTTTGAACCATGGAGCTGTTTATGTAATCTTCTCTCGTGATTTTGTCTGGCTTTGTGAAGTTCACGTAGCTCTCAAACGTCTGGTTGCCGATTTTTATTGTTTCATGCGCCGTGAAGGAATTAATGGAGTGCCAGTAGAAGAGGACATCCTTAATCGAATTACTTGAGGAGGAGATACATCCGCCAGCTGAAACTACCATTGTCAAACAGAGGACAATAAAAGCTATGAGAATCCTATTCATTTTTCACCCCCCACTTTAGATGCTTTAATTAGCATAGAGATTTGCCAACATAGATAGCAATATCCGTTTACTGGGATTCATTCGTCTTAATCCGAAAAACTTTGAAGTATACTCCACGTTTCTTTGACTTTAGGAATGTTTTTATTTCAGTGTAGAGCTGTTCTTTCACATTGTCTTCAATATCAAGCTCTTCCATAGTTTGTCTGAGGGACGCATCCATTTCTGACTCAGCAAGTTTCCTGTTATAAAGCGTCAAGAAAGCCGCTAAAACTGCAGTTCCAAGTATTCCCCCGATATCCCGGTAGTTATCCGGAAGAATTGAAATATAAAAAGCCCAGAGGGCTATAGCTAAGATGTCAACACCCTTTCTCATGAGGCATCACCCACAGGCATGTATCATCTTACAGAACTTGGAGGCTCCCCACGTTCCACAGATGGTTCCACCCCCAAATTCTAGTGCATATTGAACAAAATCGTCACATGGTGGAATACAAGCTGCTACGCATATAACTACAATCCACGGCTCTTCAATAAATGCTGCGCAAAATATCCCACATACACCTCTGCATCCAATTTGAACAATTCTATGAACTCCAAATCCACAAGCAAAGGCAAAGAAGTATTTACATATCGTACATTTCCCAGGCAGTCCCCACTCAGGAGCAGGGATTGACTTAACTACCTTTTCAAGTTTCCCGTTTTTATAGTAGTATATTTCAACTGTTTTGTTTTTATATATAGCTATCCCAGTGGCATCGCCAAGTTCATTTCTAACATGTATTACAGTTGCACGATATTTCCCATATGCTGGGACTTTTATGATTTCAGTTGTCCCCTTTGATGAAGAAACCAGTAGAATCGTAGCATTATTGAAATCTGGAGTGAAATGAAACCCATAGAGGTTCCTTCTCAAAGCTAATGAATCCTTAACATTAAATGCTTCAAGTGCTTTAAAGTAAGCTACCGGGCCCTTCAGTTCCTGCACCTTGAGATCCTTCGGCAGGCTCACGTTCCCGGAGCAGCATGGGCATCCAACGGTTTGAGGGGTGCCCTGTGTTGACTTTGGCACAGTATCGGACGCCGCCATAGCAGAGCTGGCCGTTAGACCCCACACGAGGAACACAACTACTACAGCCAGGAACCGCTTCACGAGCATCACCAGCATTAATGAAGACAAACTCATATTTAAGCTTTACTCTTTACTATCGTGTATTTGTTTTTTTTTTCAAAGTTAGATAAAAGACTTTACTTGGAGTTTGTCCAACAACAATCCGTGGAGATTATTTAGGTTTAAAAGCGCACCAACAGGCAGTAGTAACAAAAGCAACAGAAACAACAAACAAAATAGAGGGAGAAGTACCAAAATTTCACACGAACATTGTCCTAAGCACATCGGCACAGCCACACTTCCTCTCCTCCGGAATCCCCGGGATGGCCTTCTTGAGCAACTCCTGAACCTTGTAGTTGTTCTCGGTCATAACCTTGAGAACCTCCTGTGCATCGACGGGCTTCTCGGCCCAGACGTCGTAGTCAGTGACGGTCGCTATGTTCGCGTAGCACATGCCGAGCTCTCTAGCGAGGTTTATCTCAGGCACAAGGGTCATGCCAATGATGTGGGCGTACTGGCGGAACATGAAACTCTCCGCCCTAGTTGAGAACCTCGGGCCTTCAATGCAGACGTAGGTGCCCTTCTCGTGGACGGGGAAGCCGAGCTCTTTTGCTGTTTCGTAGAATATCTTCCTCATTTCCGGGCAGAACGGGTCGGCCATCGAAACGTGGGCGACGCGCGGCCCGTTGTAGAAGGTGTAGTCCCTCTTCTTGGTGAAGTCGATGAACTGGTCTGTTATGACGATGTCCCCTGGTTTGTACTCCTCGCGGAGCGAGCCGACGGCGGTAACGCCTATGACCCTCTCAACGCCGAGCTCCTTGAGAGCCCAGATGTTTGCCCTATAAGGAACCTCGTGCGGCGGAAACTCGTGGTGCTTCCCGTGCCTTGGGATGAAGGCTACCTCAACGCCCCCGATTTCACCTATTTCCACCGGAGCAGAGGGCCTGCCGTAGGGCGTGTGAACCTTCAGGGTTTCCTTCGGCTCGAAGACGCCGTAGACTCCAGAACCACCTATGATGCTTATCCTCGGCATGGTCATCACCGTGTTAAATGATACCCCGAATCATATAAGGGTTGCCTTTCCAGTGGAAATATAACTCCCCAGGTTAACCAATGGCATTATCTTGCAGTCCCGCGGGAAGGCAGTAATAAACCCAACGACAGCAGAGAACCGTACCAGAGGACAAGCCACGGCAGAAAAACGAGGGCCGTGTGTAAGTCAACTCCACCTAGAAAAACGCTCGGAAATTCAAAGAGAAGAGCGATTGCCACGTAAACCATCAGGGGAGCCTTCAAAGGCAACCGGGAACCGGAAAAACCCAGTAGAAGCTCAAACATGGTCATAACGACGATGTAACCCAACCAAGCGAGAGCCGGCAGTTTATCGAAGATTAGGAAGTTGTACATAATCGTCAAAAAGAGTGGATAGGTAAAGGCGAAAGCTCTCAGGAAGAGCCTCAAAAAGATGAGAAAACGAAGGGAGTATCGCATATCTCACTACCTCTCACGAATAATAATGCCAGACCTTGGACATGTCAGGGTTCGTATCCACAGTGTCCATAAGAGGGTTCCACGTATTGCTAACATAAACTTCAATGGAAGAGGAATAAGGCTTAATCCCATAGCCGTGGGTGGGCGCTGGCGTTGCATATGTCTGACTTATCTCATGGCAAAGCAAATATCCACATTCTGTGTAAGTGCTAAATGTCGTTGGAAATGTTATTAGGCCATCTTTGACTTTGATGTTCTCAATGTCCTCGCAACCATAACTGCTATCCCGTCCAGGATACCTAACACAACGAATCTTATTGTATACATCATCAAGTGAAGGGTTCGGATGGTCTTCATCATAAAAATGGAGTTCATACGTTACACTTGTTGAGTCATAATAGACAACGATTTTAAAGAGGTCATTATGACCATTCACGTTGTATTGGTATCCTTTACTGTCAGTTCCTGCTCCCCCATCAATATCAACTTTCACTTGAACCCACCAGTGTATTGGGTATGGAATCGACGAGCTCATCGGAGCGTAGTAGTAATCGTAAACCTTACCGTTATTCCTAACGGAGGCAACTTTAATGGGCTTCACAACCAAAACTTTAGCGTTCTTGGGATAAAAGCTCTTCTGGAGAACAAGGCGTGTAAGTTCATCCCCAAAGTGGGGATTCTCTACAGTTCCTCTGGCTTTGTTCAGGTCACTCTTGCAGTGGACAAACATGTCAACTGCCGTCCATCCACTTACATCTGCCCGAGGCCTAAGCACTAACAAACCCTGAAAAAACAAAACAGACACCAGCACTCCAGCCAAGAGTCTTGCCCATCTCAAGGACATCACCACTAGACATTGGCATTAGACCCGTACATAGTTTTCTATTGACAATAGTTTAAAACACAAAACTCAAAATAGAAAGTATGGACGCCTTAAGGAATTTCTAATGATTTCTCGTAATATTCGACCCGTTATAATACAAGACAAATCGACCCAACATTGACTCCGGAACGATGGAGTCCAAAACTTTAATAACCTCTGGGAATTAAATATTGGCCGGAGGTGGTGGGATGGAAAATGGGAAGCCGGTAAAGGTCGTCCTACCGGAGATCAAAAAACCAATTTTCATCGAGGGCTACCCCGGGGTCGGGCTGGTTGGGCACATAGCGGCCAACTTCCTGGCCAGGGAGCTTGGAATGAAGATGATAGGCTACGTGGAGAGCCCGTTCATTCCGCCGATGAGCATCATCCTAGAAGGAAAACCCAACCCCCCGCTCCGATTCTACGGAAAGGACAACATAATCGTGGCGGTTGCGGACATCTACGTCCCGCCCACCCTGGTGAGCGAGATAGCCCGGGAGCTCGTGAGGTACCTCAAAAAAAGCAACGCCCAGAAGATAATATCGCTCGGCGGCATAGGAATAGGCCTCTTCAAGGAGGAGATGGACGTCTGGGGAGTTGGAGCCAAGGAGGAGCTGAACAGAGAGCTTGAGGACCTGGGGGTGAAACTCCTCCAGTACGGTTCAATAATGGGGATGAGCGGAAAGCTCCTCTGGGAGGCGAGCAAGGAAGAGCTCAGCACCTATGTGCTGTTGGGGGAGACCTTCGGGGACAGACCCGACCCGAGGGCCGCTGCCAACGTTGTGGAGGTTCTGAAATCGCTGACTGGAATAGACGTGTCAACAGAACCGCTTCTCAAGGAGGCTGAGGGGATAGAGGAACAGCTCAGGAAGATGCATGAACAGATGGAAGCGGCCCGCCAGAAGGCCCAGAAGCAGTACGAGAGCATCTACCTATGAGGTGATGGGGATGGAGGCAGTTGTGCTGGCGGGAATGGCAAGGCGTATCCTCGACGAACTCATGAGGAACCCGTACAGGACCGTTGAACTCAGGGGGGCTAGGAACGTACTGGCCGTTGAGGAGGCCCTGGAAAGCACCCTGCGGCTGTTCCTGACGTACGATCCGTTCAGCGATGTGAGGGTGGGTACCGAGGGGCTTCTGGTGGAGCTGCTTGGTGCAGAAAAGCTGGAGACAAGGGTTCCATGGGAAGAGAGCGACGAGAGGGAAGTAACCGTATGCAGGGCCAAGGTAAAACTGGTCGGTCTGGGAAGGGTGGTTGAGGTCGAGAACAGAAGAGGGGTGATGATCGTCCACATCCGTGAGCCAATACCGCAGGAAATGGGGATGGGCTAAAGGAGTGTTGTCTGTCTGCCCTTTCCAGCACCCGTGCGCCGTGGGGGTTCAAGCTTCCGGAACTCCAGCCCCTCTTTCTCAAGGAGGCGTCTGGCCCCGGAGGTTAAGGATGGAGCAACCAGAATGCCCCTAACGTTTCCCCCATTCTCTTCCACCAACGTTTCGACGTAGCGCTTCAGCTGACTTACGGCATGAAGCTCGGCCCTCCTGCGCTTCAGTTCGAGCACAACGAGGTTGTCCCGCGAGTCCTTCC includes the following:
- a CDS encoding S-methyl-5'-thioadenosine phosphorylase, translated to MPRISIIGGSGVYGVFEPKETLKVHTPYGRPSAPVEIGEIGGVEVAFIPRHGKHHEFPPHEVPYRANIWALKELGVERVIGVTAVGSLREEYKPGDIVITDQFIDFTKKRDYTFYNGPRVAHVSMADPFCPEMRKIFYETAKELGFPVHEKGTYVCIEGPRFSTRAESFMFRQYAHIIGMTLVPEINLARELGMCYANIATVTDYDVWAEKPVDAQEVLKVMTENNYKVQELLKKAIPGIPEERKCGCADVLRTMFV
- a CDS encoding DUF473 family protein; its protein translation is MEAVVLAGMARRILDELMRNPYRTVELRGARNVLAVEEALESTLRLFLTYDPFSDVRVGTEGLLVELLGAEKLETRVPWEESDEREVTVCRAKVKLVGLGRVVEVENRRGVMIVHIREPIPQEMGMG
- a CDS encoding MFS transporter, giving the protein MATPGYRTLLKSGNARTLLLAYSINVFAVAYLIGYYLNITLASIGGPALVGLFAMVSNVFAGFLPIVAGALADSHERRRVILVSAVFEVLALLSLALVADSGGGLLVLPAIVLSASFIAPSPALFSLIAESVPIDCMGKAISLLFMASSASGILSYFIFGSLAGRLDNPRLFTLSAPFVAVSIFLYFRVSETAARKTDGAFERFGEALKGVALLKEPLLKLFMAYICFELFVSSIASPFVPVFLQKVYSLTVSQISWLYSSIGFVTLVGAFIAGYVVDRIGSLNSLILKDFLSIPLLILFALAPFSGAFMSLWFLAFVEQLNVASSRYLIENTTPEHRALVLGFKSSLAKLSAVPGPVVGTFLWGIGPGLTFLIPASLTPVGILILLKLKSTRAVGHGF
- a CDS encoding proteasome assembly chaperone family protein, encoding MENGKPVKVVLPEIKKPIFIEGYPGVGLVGHIAANFLARELGMKMIGYVESPFIPPMSIILEGKPNPPLRFYGKDNIIVAVADIYVPPTLVSEIARELVRYLKKSNAQKIISLGGIGIGLFKEEMDVWGVGAKEELNRELEDLGVKLLQYGSIMGMSGKLLWEASKEELSTYVLLGETFGDRPDPRAAANVVEVLKSLTGIDVSTEPLLKEAEGIEEQLRKMHEQMEAARQKAQKQYESIYL